The Anaerobaca lacustris genomic interval GAGCCGGGTCCAGAAGATGGCGATTGGCGTCGGCAGCAAGACCAGCCCGGTCGCCGGCGGCGCCGGAACCGTCTATGTTGACGATGTCGGCTTTGGGCGGCCTGCGGCTGAGGAATAGTCCGGCTGGTGAGATTGTAACCGATGCCGACGGGCCTATGCCCAAGGCGTCTGTTGCAGCGAGTGGTTCCTTCGGGGGCCTGTACCGATCCACATCGGGACAGGCCCCCTTTTTTCGTTCGCACCCCGCGTCGGGCAGGTCGTCAAGTGGCGCGTGCGTCCGATACCGGGGAAAAACCGGCGCGCGACGTCGAAACCGAGCAAGGCGGCTGTTGACGACTTGCCCCAGATTCACTATCCTTATGGGTTACGCTCTGCCTGTAGGCCGTTCCTGTGGGCCGGGCTGGATGAACGAGCATCGAGAGACATTGTGTATGTTGAAGAGAACGCATCATTGTGGCGAGCTTCGGCTGGCCGACTCCGGCAAGCAGGTCGTCCTGGCCGGCTGGGTCCAGTCCTATCGAGATCATGGCAACCTGGTCTTCTTTGACGTGCGGGATCGGGAGGGATTGACGCAACTGGTTTTCGACCCCGAGACCGGGCCGGAAGCCCACCAGCTCGCGCGCACGGTGCGCTGCGAGTGGGTTATTGCGGCCGCCGGCACGGTCCGCCCGCGTGGGGAGGGACTGGAGAATCCGAAGTTGGCCACGGGGCAGATCGAAGTGGTCGTCGATCGGCTGGACGTGCTGAACGTGGCCAAGACGCCCCCGTTCGAGCTGGACAACGCGAGCAAGACAAACGAAGAGACGCGGCTGATGTACCGCTATATCGATCTTCGTCGGCCCGAGATGCAGCAGCGTCTTCGGGTGCGGCATCGCGTCGCGTCGCTGGCTCGGCGGTACTTCGACGAGAAGGGGTTCTGGGAGGTCGAGACGCCGATGCTGGCCAAGAGCACGCCGGAAGGCGCCCGCGACTTCCTCGTGCCCAGCCGCCTGGTGCGCAACGCGTTCTATGCGCTGCCTCAGTCGCCGCAGTTGTTCAAGCAGATCCTGATGGTCAGCGGGGTCGAGAAGTACTTCCAGATCGTTCGCTGTTTCCGTGACGAAGACCCGCGGGCCGATCGCCAGGCGGAGTTCACGCAGATCGACGTTGAGATGAGTTTCGTGGACGTTGACGATGTGATCGCCGTTCATTCGGAACTGGTGGCGCGGATTTGGAAAGAGGTCCTTGGGGTCGATGTGGCGCTGCCGATTCGTCGGATGCCGTACGCCGAGGCGATAGCCGACTACGGGACCGACCGGCCCGACGTGCGGTTCGAGATGAAGCTCAAGGACATCAGCGATCTCGCCGGGCAGAGCGCGTTCAAGGTCTTCACGTCGTGCATCGAGAACGGCGGGGTGGTCAAGGGCCTGTGTGCCCCGGCCGGCGACGCCTACTCCCGCAGCGACATCGAGAAGACGCTGACCGCCCTGGTGGGCGAGTACGGCGCCAAGGGCCTGGCATGGTTCAAGATCAAGATGGAAAACGGCGCCCCGACGTTCATCGGGGGCATCGGCAAGTTCTTTACCGGCGATCTCGGCCGGCAGTTGATCGAGCGGTTCGATGCCAAGGACGGCGACGTGCTGATGTTCGTGGCCGATCAGGAGTCGGTCGCCAACAAGGCGCTGGCGCCGTTGCGCTGTCGGATCGGGCGGGACCTGAAGCTGTACGACCCGAAGAGTTTCGCGTTCCTGTGGGTGGTGGACTTCCCGCTGTTCGAGTGGAACGCCGACGAGAAACGTTACGACTCGCTTCACCATCCGTTCACGGCGCCGGTCCCGGAGGACCTGGGCAAGCTCGAAACCGACCCGGGCCACATCCGCTCGCAAGCGTACGACATCGTGGTCAACGGCAGCGAGATCGGCGGGGGCAGCGTTCGTATTCACCGCCCGGAGGTCCAGCAGAAGGTGTTCGACCTTCTGAATATTTCCCGGCAGCAGGCCGAGGATCGCTTCGGGTTCTTCCTCAAAGCACTGGACTACGGCGCGCCGCCCCACGGCGGCATCGCGTTCGGCCTGGACCGGCTCATCATGCTGCTGACCGGCACGGAGAACATTCGCGATGTGATCGCGTTTCCCAAGACGCAGCGGGGCCAGTGCCTGCTGACCGATGCGCCGAGCGAGGTGGATCAGAAGCAGCTCGACGAACTGAACCTGCGGACGCAGAAGCACCTGCACGCCGTGGAGAAGAAGCCGGAGAGTTGATTCGGCTCGCCCGGCCGTTGAGGGTTCGAATCGACCGACGAACGCGCCGGCGGCATTCCGGCAGCAGTCCAATGTCAACGATCGATCGTTAGTTGAGAATGATGCGTATCGACCCGGGCAAAATTCTCCAACGCATTCTCCGGTTCCTGCACCTGAGCCCTCTGTCGCTGGCGGAGAAGTGCCGGATCATGTTCGGGGCGGCGGTGCTGTTCAGCCTGGCCATCGCGCTGCTGATCCCCTACATCTGGATGAGCCAATTGACCACGAAGGTGCTGCTGGATACGAACAAGGCGCGCGTCGAGTCCCTTCTCCTTCCCATCCACTTCCAGTTGAAAGCCCTGTCGCAGATGCCGTTGCCGCCGGAGTTGACCGGTCGCGGGACAGCGAAAGACCCGAACGACCCGGGGGTGGTCTGGATTGCCTTGCGCGGGCAGCGCGGGCACGACGAACTGGAACGCCTCACCCGCACGCAGCGGAGGCTGTTCGACAAGCTCATCGCCGATGACGCGCGCGACGACGACATCGAGCTCGGCCGGTCCGACGGGCGGCTGCGAAGCGATTATGTGCGTCTGTTTCGCGCGACGGAGACGTGCGTGAGCTGTCACAATCCGCAGGGCTCGGCCGGGCCGTTTGCGCTGAATGAGATCGTCGGTGTGGCCGCCGTCCGCACGCATGGGATCGGAAGCGACGTGAGGAAGACGGTCTTTCTCAATCGCATCTGGACGATCATGGCCGGACTGATCGGCGCCACCGGCGCGATTGTGGCGTTCTATTGGATCACGCAACGCGTCATTCTGCGTCCGATTCGCCAGTTGCGCTCCCTGGCCAACAACGTGGCGGAGGGCAACCTCGACATCCGCAGTTCGATCGCCACGGGCGACGAGTATGAGCGGCTCAGCGAGGCGTTCAATCACATGCTCGACCACCTCCAGGGCGCCCAGGAGAAGCTGCGCCAGGCCAATCGGCAGCTTGACGCGAAGATCGCCGAGCTGAGCGAGCGGAACATCGAACTGTACAAGGCGAACAAGCTCAAGAGCGAGTTTCTGGCGAACATGTCGCACGAGTTCCGCACGCCGCTGAACGCCATTCTCGGGTTCGCGCAGGTGCTGCGCGAGAAGCCGGGCCTGTTGCGGCGCGACAAGGGGCAGCGTTACGCCGAGAACATCATCAGCAGTGGCAACAGCCTGTTGAGTATGATCAACGACCTTCTCGACCTGGCGAAGGTGCAGGCGGGGCGGATGGAGCTGCACATCGAGCCGGTGTCGCTGCCGCAGCTTTGCGACTCGCTGGTCTCGGCGTTTTCGCTGCTGGCCAGGAAGCAGAGGATCCGGATTCGAACGCAGGTGGCCGACGACGTCCCGGTCATCATGACCGACGGCGGCAAGGTCCAACAGGTGCTGTACAACTTCCTGAGCAACGCGGTGAAATTCACCCCGGCCCGCGGGCTGATCGAGATCCGCGCGGCCATGCTCGACGACAGAACGGTGCGCATCGCCGTGACCGACACCGGCTGCGGGATCGCCGAGGCCGATCGCGAGGCGATCTTCGAGAAGTTCCGGCAGGTGGACGGCTCTTTGACGCGGGAGACCCCGGGAAGCGGGCTGGGCTTGGCGATCAGCAAGGAACTGGCCCAGATGCTGGCCGGAAAGATCGGCATGGAGAGCCAGGTCGGCGTCGGCTCGACCTTCTGGCTGGACATCCCGGCCACGTTCCCACCGGAGAAGAAGCGGTCGCGAACCGGCTCGAC includes:
- the aspS gene encoding aspartate--tRNA ligase; amino-acid sequence: MLKRTHHCGELRLADSGKQVVLAGWVQSYRDHGNLVFFDVRDREGLTQLVFDPETGPEAHQLARTVRCEWVIAAAGTVRPRGEGLENPKLATGQIEVVVDRLDVLNVAKTPPFELDNASKTNEETRLMYRYIDLRRPEMQQRLRVRHRVASLARRYFDEKGFWEVETPMLAKSTPEGARDFLVPSRLVRNAFYALPQSPQLFKQILMVSGVEKYFQIVRCFRDEDPRADRQAEFTQIDVEMSFVDVDDVIAVHSELVARIWKEVLGVDVALPIRRMPYAEAIADYGTDRPDVRFEMKLKDISDLAGQSAFKVFTSCIENGGVVKGLCAPAGDAYSRSDIEKTLTALVGEYGAKGLAWFKIKMENGAPTFIGGIGKFFTGDLGRQLIERFDAKDGDVLMFVADQESVANKALAPLRCRIGRDLKLYDPKSFAFLWVVDFPLFEWNADEKRYDSLHHPFTAPVPEDLGKLETDPGHIRSQAYDIVVNGSEIGGGSVRIHRPEVQQKVFDLLNISRQQAEDRFGFFLKALDYGAPPHGGIAFGLDRLIMLLTGTENIRDVIAFPKTQRGQCLLTDAPSEVDQKQLDELNLRTQKHLHAVEKKPES
- a CDS encoding sensor histidine kinase, whose protein sequence is MMRIDPGKILQRILRFLHLSPLSLAEKCRIMFGAAVLFSLAIALLIPYIWMSQLTTKVLLDTNKARVESLLLPIHFQLKALSQMPLPPELTGRGTAKDPNDPGVVWIALRGQRGHDELERLTRTQRRLFDKLIADDARDDDIELGRSDGRLRSDYVRLFRATETCVSCHNPQGSAGPFALNEIVGVAAVRTHGIGSDVRKTVFLNRIWTIMAGLIGATGAIVAFYWITQRVILRPIRQLRSLANNVAEGNLDIRSSIATGDEYERLSEAFNHMLDHLQGAQEKLRQANRQLDAKIAELSERNIELYKANKLKSEFLANMSHEFRTPLNAILGFAQVLREKPGLLRRDKGQRYAENIISSGNSLLSMINDLLDLAKVQAGRMELHIEPVSLPQLCDSLVSAFSLLARKQRIRIRTQVADDVPVIMTDGGKVQQVLYNFLSNAVKFTPARGLIEIRAAMLDDRTVRIAVTDTGCGIAEADREAIFEKFRQVDGSLTRETPGSGLGLAISKELAQMLAGKIGMESQVGVGSTFWLDIPATFPPEKKRSRTGSTQPRAQLDKEGQTHAEQEA